Proteins from a single region of Natrinema salifodinae:
- a CDS encoding phage major capsid family protein translates to MTQTINGTRTQNEKALEKLDTTDMAGGVLPRDLFEEWYQKVVDSATMLEGARTEDLPRPQMDLPRISVGERMRRASAENSGGDGQGEVNTDAVSLDVEKGTLAYDLSRESVDDTLDNVDEIVLDMLARQFAVDTQDLGINGDESSADAFLNQNDGWLKILSNSADTATYDHTDDNGNAQPVNTSLFDQAIQAMPNKYLRSDRFEPVFYMNENKVQQYRMALTEREDPLGSAVIFGDEDITPFSYDVVGVAAWPEDTAVFTHPQNFVYGLYDEVEINVLTNTDKVAENDLFARYFMRVRDDFAIEDEEAAVHVSGIQV, encoded by the coding sequence ATGACGCAGACTATCAACGGTACCCGGACGCAGAACGAAAAGGCACTCGAGAAGCTCGACACCACGGACATGGCCGGCGGCGTCCTGCCGCGGGACCTCTTCGAAGAGTGGTACCAGAAGGTCGTCGACTCGGCGACCATGCTCGAGGGGGCCCGCACGGAGGACCTCCCGCGGCCGCAGATGGACCTGCCCCGGATCAGCGTCGGCGAGCGCATGCGCCGCGCCTCGGCGGAGAACTCCGGCGGTGACGGGCAGGGCGAGGTCAACACCGATGCGGTCAGCCTGGACGTCGAGAAGGGCACGCTCGCATACGACCTCTCTCGAGAGTCCGTCGACGACACGCTCGACAACGTCGACGAGATCGTCCTGGACATGCTGGCCCGGCAGTTCGCGGTCGACACCCAGGACCTCGGGATCAACGGCGACGAGTCCAGTGCTGACGCGTTCCTCAACCAGAACGATGGCTGGCTGAAGATCCTCTCGAACTCCGCCGACACTGCCACCTACGACCATACGGATGACAACGGCAACGCCCAGCCGGTCAACACGAGTCTCTTCGACCAGGCGATCCAGGCGATGCCGAACAAGTACCTGCGCTCGGACCGGTTCGAGCCCGTGTTCTACATGAACGAGAACAAGGTTCAGCAGTACCGGATGGCGCTGACCGAGCGGGAGGACCCGCTGGGATCGGCCGTCATCTTCGGCGACGAGGACATCACGCCGTTCTCGTACGACGTCGTCGGCGTCGCTGCGTGGCCCGAGGACACGGCGGTGTTCACGCACCCGCAGAACTTCGTCTACGGCCTCTACGACGAGGTCGAGATCAACGTTCTCACGAACACGGACAAGGTCGCCGAGAACGACCTCTTCGCTCGCTACTTCATGCGGGTTCGCGACGACTTCGCGATCGAGGACGAAGAGGCGGCAGTCCACGTCTCGGGCATCCAGGTCTAA
- a CDS encoding XkdF-like putative serine protease domain-containing protein yields the protein MPPVSKAGGSAFRKDVEFVAKDDDEQIAAGIVMVPDAVDLQNDFAREETIRGFADQFEAFVEAGEAGGGIMHAVFPDGWMGLERNEVLDEAEEIGGQTVGAGAWVQEWRINNADLWELIADGILEGYSIGAIQVDWNGPFDQDEVDDVAVPDDLSEDALVWELTDGIIREVSAVDIPAVPDAQILETKADAEKRLGDYLGDPEGFLEEAQQRGHSEAEAERLWDVLNEAVSVDGSTEPGEKSIFHRIGKAAVDTFLGADDAGANVADTSDADPRKDRETAKEGRTLSQSNRDSLFATIDASLDVLEDAGVDHSIERFTDRDDFAFDLSEHQARPWPDPDEDEPDDEDEDSAGTDGPPFESATGGDTPDDSTDMSNEDDPMADAPEWAKALNDRIDDLESEEKDAGAETDDPMADAPEWAKTLDERVNEIEEKALDDGDAEDKPEWAKKLEARIDSISEQTGTDTQQLGKGADEETDKGSGFTLDPRKARGN from the coding sequence ATGCCGCCCGTAAGTAAAGCCGGAGGATCGGCCTTCCGCAAGGACGTCGAGTTCGTCGCGAAGGACGACGACGAGCAGATCGCGGCCGGCATCGTGATGGTGCCGGACGCGGTCGACCTCCAGAACGACTTCGCTCGCGAGGAGACCATCCGCGGGTTCGCCGACCAGTTCGAGGCGTTCGTCGAGGCTGGCGAGGCCGGCGGCGGTATCATGCACGCCGTCTTCCCCGATGGCTGGATGGGCCTCGAGCGCAACGAGGTCCTCGACGAGGCCGAGGAGATTGGCGGCCAGACCGTCGGCGCCGGCGCGTGGGTCCAGGAGTGGCGGATCAACAACGCCGACCTCTGGGAGTTGATCGCCGACGGGATCCTCGAGGGCTACTCGATCGGCGCGATCCAGGTCGACTGGAACGGCCCGTTCGATCAGGACGAGGTCGACGACGTCGCCGTCCCGGACGACCTTAGCGAGGACGCGCTCGTCTGGGAGCTCACCGACGGAATCATCCGCGAGGTGAGTGCCGTCGACATCCCGGCGGTCCCCGACGCGCAGATCCTCGAGACGAAGGCCGACGCCGAGAAGCGCCTTGGTGACTACCTCGGCGATCCGGAAGGGTTCCTCGAGGAGGCTCAGCAGCGCGGCCACTCGGAGGCCGAAGCCGAACGGCTGTGGGACGTCCTCAACGAGGCAGTCTCCGTCGACGGCTCGACCGAGCCAGGTGAGAAGAGCATCTTCCACCGGATCGGCAAGGCCGCGGTCGACACGTTCCTCGGCGCCGACGACGCCGGGGCCAACGTCGCCGACACATCTGACGCGGATCCGCGGAAGGACCGCGAGACCGCCAAGGAGGGTCGGACGCTCTCGCAGTCAAACCGGGACTCACTGTTCGCGACGATCGACGCCTCGCTGGACGTCCTTGAGGACGCCGGCGTCGACCACAGCATCGAGCGGTTCACCGACCGCGACGACTTCGCCTTCGACCTCAGTGAGCACCAGGCGCGCCCGTGGCCAGATCCCGATGAGGACGAGCCCGACGATGAAGACGAGGACAGTGCAGGAACCGACGGACCGCCTTTTGAATCCGCCACCGGCGGCGATACGCCGGACGACTCTACTGACATGAGTAACGAAGACGATCCGATGGCCGACGCCCCCGAATGGGCGAAGGCCCTCAACGACCGCATCGACGACCTCGAGAGCGAGGAGAAAGACGCCGGCGCCGAAACGGACGATCCGATGGCAGACGCACCCGAGTGGGCGAAGACCCTCGACGAACGCGTCAACGAGATCGAGGAGAAGGCCCTCGATGACGGCGACGCCGAAGACAAGCCCGAGTGGGCGAAGAAACTCGAGGCACGCATCGACTCGATCTCCGAGCAGACTGGTACCGACACACAGCAGCTCGGCAAGGGCGCTGACGAAGAGACCGATAAAGGCAGCGGCTTCACGCTGGACCCGCGGAAGGCGCGAGGTAACTAA
- a CDS encoding phage portal protein codes for MSSDDTGETQIELSVDTLGNGKTMDKVRETTQLDERRISVDAGLGIQPPYDPETLAAFQEINETHQACIRKKSRYEVGYGFEIVPHPQADDPDPDSEEHDAVKTLWHGATSRWQIGPEGTAASTPEEVLELARQDYHGVGWAALEILVEGDGTPIGLAHVPATTVRVRKTSKTIRTEDGEEKEVIEKGHGYLQVRQGRRRYFGEAGDRYGDDKLFVDKETGEVASSAAELKNGPANELIFIPNPSPLSLYYGIPDWVAAMQTMGADQAAKEWNHDLFDHHGIPYYVVQVTGGTLTEDSKDELRDLMDNLKGTRYRTAILEVEEFEQEHDLTGEDDNDLDIELVPVGSREDLDMEFQKFRERNEHEIAKVHSVPPILINVTDTANRSNSKEQVREFAEDVIAPEQKKFESRLYQILHQTALGVDDWTIRFELRGADRPERDARIANNRIRAAQGAMTVDEARSELGLDPMPDGHDVAGDTLLANLGAGGNDGLPGEEFALEEQLPPEENKIGERNWADVEEDLATKEIEQMQFSSSNLDEGLYDFDEQELYLSFKRDEGTSSLYAYVDVPAAEWSGLTSASSAGGYHYDNIRLKYPYVEITNFHDRLPEGPAPDPDEEPDDISM; via the coding sequence ATGAGTAGCGACGATACTGGCGAGACACAGATCGAACTCTCAGTCGATACGCTCGGCAACGGGAAGACGATGGACAAGGTCCGCGAGACGACCCAGTTGGACGAGCGGCGGATCTCGGTCGACGCCGGCCTCGGGATCCAGCCGCCGTACGACCCCGAGACGCTAGCGGCTTTTCAAGAAATAAATGAGACTCACCAAGCGTGTATCAGGAAGAAATCCCGGTACGAGGTCGGCTACGGCTTCGAGATCGTCCCGCACCCACAGGCCGACGACCCGGATCCAGACAGCGAGGAACACGACGCTGTCAAAACGCTCTGGCACGGCGCTACCTCAAGGTGGCAGATCGGTCCTGAGGGGACGGCCGCCTCGACACCAGAGGAGGTCCTCGAACTCGCTCGGCAGGACTACCACGGCGTCGGCTGGGCCGCACTCGAGATCCTCGTCGAGGGCGACGGCACGCCGATCGGCCTGGCGCACGTCCCGGCGACGACGGTCCGAGTCCGGAAGACATCCAAGACGATCAGGACCGAAGACGGCGAGGAGAAGGAGGTCATCGAGAAGGGCCACGGCTATCTGCAGGTCAGGCAGGGCCGGCGACGGTACTTCGGCGAGGCCGGCGATCGCTACGGTGACGACAAGCTCTTCGTCGACAAGGAGACTGGCGAGGTCGCGTCGAGTGCCGCCGAGCTCAAGAACGGCCCCGCGAACGAACTCATCTTCATCCCGAACCCCAGCCCGCTCTCGCTGTACTACGGGATCCCCGACTGGGTCGCTGCCATGCAGACGATGGGGGCCGACCAGGCAGCCAAAGAGTGGAACCACGATCTCTTCGACCACCACGGCATCCCGTACTACGTCGTCCAGGTCACGGGCGGCACGCTTACTGAGGACTCGAAAGACGAACTTCGGGATCTGATGGACAACCTCAAGGGGACTCGCTATCGGACAGCGATCCTCGAGGTCGAGGAGTTCGAGCAGGAGCATGACCTCACCGGCGAAGATGACAACGATCTCGATATCGAACTGGTGCCGGTCGGCTCTCGAGAGGACCTCGACATGGAGTTCCAGAAGTTCCGCGAACGGAACGAGCATGAAATCGCGAAGGTACATTCCGTACCACCGATTCTTATCAACGTCACAGACACGGCGAACCGAAGCAATTCAAAAGAACAGGTTCGCGAGTTCGCTGAGGACGTTATCGCCCCTGAGCAGAAGAAGTTTGAGAGCCGTCTCTACCAGATCCTTCACCAAACGGCACTCGGTGTCGATGACTGGACGATTCGATTTGAGCTCCGTGGAGCTGATCGCCCGGAACGCGATGCACGTATCGCGAACAACCGGATCCGCGCGGCCCAAGGCGCGATGACTGTAGACGAAGCGCGCTCCGAACTCGGACTGGATCCTATGCCCGACGGACACGATGTCGCCGGCGACACATTGCTTGCGAACCTCGGGGCCGGTGGGAACGACGGTCTGCCTGGCGAGGAGTTTGCGCTTGAGGAGCAACTCCCACCTGAGGAGAACAAGATCGGCGAGCGCAACTGGGCCGACGTCGAGGAAGATCTCGCGACGAAGGAGATCGAACAGATGCAGTTCTCAAGCTCGAACCTGGACGAGGGGCTGTACGACTTCGATGAGCAGGAACTCTACCTCTCGTTCAAACGCGACGAGGGTACGTCTTCGCTCTACGCCTACGTCGACGTCCCGGCGGCGGAGTGGTCAGGGCTGACCAGCGCCTCGAGCGCTGGCGGCTACCACTACGACAACATCCGCCTCAAGTATCCGTATGTTGAGATAACTAATTTTCACGACAGGTTGCCGGAGGGGCCGGCGCCTGATCCGGATGAGGAGCCGGACGACATCTCGATGTAA
- a CDS encoding phage terminase large subunit family protein: MSSAQEPAIEDQEFVPPDDLDGTAGLDDQAEWLVDVTSDLERKREILNPFETGDWLAFANELTMNYMAEEMEDDPYHLLGDHHELWLKEFDGGDRILLCHRDGLKTTITLTYLIACLEYKDGYRGIWAMNNQDSVQKKADTEFWKMVERNSWLVNLNAPPQKETIQSKIFANGSILNAGWLGGGIEGDRAHLLILDDIIKEKGDGDTEDVLDWIEAVCVPMVKDHGRTVVIGTRKRSDDIYNHFRTLEGYEFNEYPAVLDYWDQQFREDDDWDDRRPDEDLYTKVEDPWNEGETLRVLWPEARGPGWLQKKRSKMADHRFWREYCLVIMGASGNLIDAKDVRKPAGEGGCSISDRDPPPKYRAGPGEAIILGHDPANSPTGDDAAFSVWLLQRDGRRRLLDAYSEQGMKPSEVKHQLLEYDRRYDPALIVIEDNGMQSYVAEDAIEFDAQLAAKVTGLATTGKKHSWENGIPRIRTLVDNGYILFHRGHRPTEDFITAMQSLERRDGKLHGHTPDLIASWYMAEKGFRRLEEIGALDDVDDRNVGDEEGSEDDESGSSGVSYL, encoded by the coding sequence ATGAGTAGCGCACAGGAGCCGGCGATCGAGGATCAAGAGTTCGTTCCGCCTGATGATCTCGATGGTACGGCTGGCCTGGACGACCAGGCCGAGTGGCTCGTTGACGTCACCAGCGACCTCGAGCGCAAGCGTGAGATCCTCAACCCGTTCGAGACGGGCGATTGGCTTGCGTTCGCGAACGAGCTGACGATGAACTACATGGCCGAGGAGATGGAAGACGACCCTTACCATCTTCTTGGCGACCACCACGAACTCTGGCTCAAGGAGTTCGACGGTGGCGACCGGATCCTGCTGTGCCACCGCGACGGGCTGAAGACAACGATCACGCTCACCTATCTCATCGCTTGCCTTGAGTACAAGGACGGCTACCGCGGGATCTGGGCGATGAACAACCAGGATTCGGTCCAGAAGAAGGCCGATACCGAGTTCTGGAAGATGGTCGAGCGGAACTCGTGGCTCGTCAACCTGAACGCGCCGCCGCAGAAGGAGACCATCCAGTCGAAGATCTTCGCGAATGGGTCGATCCTCAACGCCGGCTGGCTCGGCGGCGGGATCGAGGGCGACCGTGCCCACCTCTTGATCCTCGACGACATCATCAAGGAGAAAGGCGACGGCGACACGGAGGACGTCCTCGACTGGATCGAGGCCGTTTGTGTTCCAATGGTCAAAGACCACGGCCGAACAGTCGTCATCGGGACCAGAAAACGGTCCGACGACATCTACAACCACTTCCGGACGCTTGAGGGGTACGAGTTCAACGAGTACCCCGCGGTCTTGGACTACTGGGATCAGCAGTTCCGCGAGGATGACGACTGGGACGATCGCCGGCCTGACGAAGACCTTTACACCAAGGTCGAGGATCCATGGAACGAGGGCGAGACGCTCCGAGTCCTCTGGCCAGAGGCCCGCGGACCTGGGTGGCTCCAAAAGAAGCGGTCGAAGATGGCCGACCACCGCTTCTGGCGGGAGTACTGCCTGGTCATCATGGGCGCGTCGGGCAACCTGATCGACGCGAAGGACGTCCGGAAGCCAGCCGGCGAGGGCGGCTGTTCGATCTCGGATCGTGACCCGCCGCCGAAGTACCGCGCCGGGCCTGGCGAGGCGATCATCCTCGGCCACGACCCGGCAAACTCGCCGACCGGCGACGATGCCGCGTTCTCGGTGTGGCTGCTCCAACGCGACGGTCGACGTCGTCTTCTGGACGCTTACTCCGAGCAGGGGATGAAGCCCAGCGAGGTCAAACACCAGCTTCTCGAGTACGACCGGCGGTATGACCCGGCACTGATCGTGATCGAGGACAACGGGATGCAGTCCTACGTCGCCGAGGACGCGATCGAGTTCGACGCCCAGCTAGCCGCGAAGGTCACCGGCCTGGCGACGACCGGGAAGAAACACAGCTGGGAGAACGGCATCCCGCGTATCCGGACGCTCGTCGATAACGGCTACATCCTCTTCCACCGCGGTCACCGCCCGACCGAGGACTTCATCACGGCGATGCAGTCACTCGAGCGCCGTGATGGGAAGCTCCACGGCCACACGCCGGACCTGATTGCATCCTGGTACATGGCCGAGAAGGGCTTCCGCCGCCTCGAGGAGATCGGCGCGCTCGACGACGTTGACGATCGCAACGTGGGCGACGAAGAGGGCAGTGAAGACGACGAGAGCGGCAGCAGTGGCGTGAGCTACCTTTAA
- a CDS encoding minichromosome maintenance protein MCM, with protein MSAAKDAANAELVEDFQEFFRGYYDEEIRTLAQHYPNEQRSLEVDWEDLFRFDPDLADDYLAQPEQFQRYAEEALRMYDLPIDVSLGQAHVRVYNLNETDSYYPGWFSPTKRHSKEPYLTIEGQVEKATDVDPKIEEAAFECQLCGTLNRVPQSGTADDFQEPHECSGCERQGPFHINFDQSEFVDAQLLRLAEPPEVVRGGEGTKIDITLEDDLTDQAEPGDRVDVTGRLRLKQDGSNNKKSNRFKPYLEGHHIDISDTNFEDLEITEEDKQQIEAIVNGEYGPLFEAILGSIAPDLTGEKYDLIKEGLFLMLIGGATVELDNGREVRGVFHMLLIGDASTGKSTLLREANLIAPRSVFANGKGATEAGMTATAKQDDWADGEWTLDAGALVQANNGLASIDEIDKVREDVQDSMHGAMADMKVDVNKAGINSTLPAETSVFAGGNPKHDRWDNYVADSEQIDLSETLLSRFALIFKLQDIPDEETDREKAEHVLETKESAKAKRAGEGTDTDDDDRVIDHGLLRKYVAYARQLPDPRFRTEEDRNKLRDAYVRMRAVNGYDEDAPVPITLRKLQDMHRLAEASARARLSQWIEEEDIQRAKRLVGESLQDYGMNEDGEFDADIVEANTSKPQRDRVKNVEAVIRELQAGKTGGVPYEDIFEELEEVGISKEKAKHEIEKLKQKGDAYEPKTNKEVRVT; from the coding sequence ATGTCGGCCGCAAAAGACGCTGCAAACGCGGAACTCGTGGAGGACTTCCAGGAGTTCTTCCGTGGCTACTACGACGAGGAGATCCGCACGCTCGCCCAACACTACCCGAACGAGCAACGTTCCCTCGAGGTCGACTGGGAGGACCTCTTCCGGTTCGATCCCGATCTCGCGGATGACTACCTCGCTCAACCGGAGCAGTTCCAGCGGTACGCCGAAGAGGCGCTCCGGATGTACGATCTCCCGATCGACGTCTCGCTCGGGCAGGCACACGTCCGCGTGTACAATCTGAACGAGACCGACTCGTACTACCCGGGTTGGTTCTCGCCGACGAAGCGTCACAGCAAGGAACCGTATCTCACGATCGAGGGGCAGGTCGAGAAGGCGACCGACGTCGATCCGAAGATCGAGGAAGCGGCCTTCGAGTGCCAGCTCTGTGGCACGCTCAACCGGGTCCCGCAGTCTGGTACGGCCGATGACTTCCAAGAACCCCACGAGTGCTCGGGCTGTGAACGGCAGGGACCGTTCCACATCAACTTCGATCAGTCGGAGTTCGTCGACGCCCAGCTGCTCCGGCTGGCCGAGCCACCCGAGGTCGTCCGAGGCGGCGAGGGGACGAAGATCGACATCACCCTCGAGGACGACCTCACCGATCAGGCCGAGCCCGGCGATCGCGTCGACGTCACCGGTCGCCTCCGACTCAAGCAGGACGGCTCGAACAACAAGAAGAGCAACCGGTTCAAGCCCTACCTCGAGGGCCACCACATCGATATCTCCGATACAAACTTCGAGGACCTCGAGATCACCGAGGAAGACAAACAGCAGATCGAAGCGATCGTAAACGGCGAGTACGGCCCGTTGTTCGAGGCCATCCTCGGCAGCATCGCACCCGACCTGACTGGCGAGAAGTACGACCTCATCAAGGAGGGACTCTTCCTGATGCTGATCGGCGGCGCGACCGTCGAACTCGACAACGGTCGCGAGGTCCGGGGCGTCTTCCACATGCTGCTGATCGGCGACGCCTCGACCGGGAAGTCGACGCTCCTCCGGGAGGCGAATCTGATCGCCCCGCGGTCGGTCTTCGCGAACGGCAAGGGTGCAACCGAGGCAGGGATGACCGCGACGGCGAAACAGGACGACTGGGCAGACGGCGAGTGGACGCTCGACGCCGGCGCACTCGTCCAGGCGAACAACGGCCTTGCATCTATCGACGAGATCGACAAGGTTCGCGAAGACGTCCAAGACTCGATGCACGGCGCGATGGCGGACATGAAAGTCGACGTCAACAAGGCTGGGATCAACTCGACGCTCCCCGCGGAGACGTCGGTGTTCGCTGGCGGCAACCCGAAGCACGACCGCTGGGACAACTACGTCGCCGACAGTGAGCAGATCGACCTGAGCGAGACGCTGCTCTCTCGGTTCGCGCTCATCTTCAAACTGCAGGACATCCCGGACGAAGAGACGGACCGAGAGAAGGCCGAACACGTCCTCGAGACGAAAGAGAGCGCGAAAGCGAAACGGGCCGGCGAGGGAACCGACACCGATGACGACGACCGCGTCATCGACCACGGTCTCCTCCGGAAGTACGTCGCCTACGCCCGCCAACTGCCCGACCCGCGGTTCCGAACTGAAGAGGATCGGAATAAGCTCCGCGATGCGTACGTCCGAATGCGAGCCGTCAATGGCTACGACGAGGACGCACCCGTCCCGATCACGCTGCGGAAGCTGCAGGACATGCACCGACTGGCCGAAGCGAGCGCTCGAGCTCGTCTCTCGCAGTGGATCGAAGAGGAGGACATCCAACGCGCGAAGCGGCTGGTCGGCGAGTCGCTGCAGGACTACGGGATGAACGAAGACGGCGAGTTCGACGCCGACATCGTCGAGGCGAACACCTCGAAACCTCAGCGCGACCGGGTCAAGAACGTCGAAGCAGTCATTCGGGAACTGCAGGCCGGCAAAACTGGCGGCGTCCCCTATGAAGACATCTTCGAGGAACTCGAAGAGGTGGGGATCTCGAAGGAAAAAGCGAAACACGAGATCGAGAAGCTAAAACAGAAGGGCGACGCCTACGAGCCGAAGACCAACAAGGAGGTGCGGGTGACGTAG
- a CDS encoding class I SAM-dependent methyltransferase: MEVPCVRVAREAGERTRTTLADADLIDDAYEITVEDGWLYVPVTDPDAVSGALDDDFELVSRPVDERDSQTMPADLLAFAPSYERLGKAALIDEDDPERAQTIADAIVESDLPVGTVLNKASKVKGETRVRDWELLAGADTEVVHREYGCEFALDLAAVYFSPRLATERHRVAEQVQSGERAFDMFAGVGPFVVPFAKRGAECVGVDINADAIEYLRENARRNGVEDRVTAIRGDVRDVASDYENWADQLVMNLPHSADEFLESAVTAAGDDCVVHYYDIQHEDDPFGPGERAIRAAAEPEYEVTVETRHTVRSYAPHELNVCLDVRLER; the protein is encoded by the coding sequence ATGGAAGTCCCGTGCGTCCGCGTCGCGCGTGAAGCGGGGGAACGGACGCGTACGACGCTCGCCGACGCAGATTTGATCGACGATGCGTACGAGATCACCGTCGAGGACGGCTGGCTCTACGTTCCCGTCACCGATCCCGACGCCGTTTCTGGGGCGCTCGACGACGATTTCGAGCTCGTCTCGCGGCCGGTCGACGAACGCGACAGCCAGACGATGCCCGCGGATCTGCTCGCGTTCGCCCCCTCCTACGAGCGGCTCGGGAAAGCCGCGCTTATCGACGAGGACGACCCCGAGCGCGCGCAGACGATCGCCGATGCCATCGTCGAGTCGGATCTCCCCGTCGGAACGGTGTTGAACAAGGCCTCGAAGGTCAAAGGCGAGACGCGCGTCCGGGACTGGGAGCTGCTCGCGGGCGCGGACACCGAAGTCGTCCACCGCGAGTACGGCTGTGAGTTCGCGCTCGATCTTGCCGCGGTGTACTTCTCGCCGCGGCTCGCGACCGAACGCCACCGCGTCGCCGAGCAGGTCCAATCCGGCGAGCGGGCGTTCGATATGTTCGCCGGCGTCGGCCCGTTCGTCGTCCCGTTCGCGAAACGCGGCGCGGAGTGCGTCGGCGTCGACATCAACGCGGACGCGATCGAGTACCTTCGGGAGAACGCCCGCCGAAACGGAGTCGAGGACCGCGTAACCGCGATCCGCGGCGACGTCCGCGACGTCGCGTCCGACTACGAGAATTGGGCCGACCAGCTCGTGATGAATCTCCCCCACAGCGCCGACGAGTTCCTCGAGTCGGCCGTCACAGCGGCCGGCGACGACTGCGTGGTCCACTACTACGACATTCAGCACGAGGACGATCCGTTCGGACCAGGCGAGCGCGCGATCCGTGCGGCCGCCGAACCCGAGTACGAAGTCACCGTCGAGACTCGCCACACGGTCCGCTCCTATGCGCCCCACGAGCTGAACGTCTGTCTGGACGTGCGACTCGAGCGGTAG
- a CDS encoding Rieske (2Fe-2S) protein → MSERARLTTVETVRENRSWLFTIRDQYGEKDEAILVPCEDGVEAWINRCTHESQRLDAGRGAAIRDGKIICPKHGSMFDSCSGYCDNGEAADTTLPTVEIDVDGDTVYLTDDAATFVHEGGIDDGDGNVDEDDDDDGPASTSHIGL, encoded by the coding sequence ATGAGCGAGCGAGCGCGGCTGACGACCGTCGAGACGGTCCGCGAGAACCGGTCGTGGCTGTTCACGATCCGCGATCAGTACGGCGAGAAAGACGAGGCGATCCTCGTTCCCTGCGAGGACGGCGTCGAGGCCTGGATCAATCGCTGCACCCACGAATCTCAGCGCCTCGATGCGGGACGAGGTGCGGCGATACGAGACGGGAAGATCATCTGCCCGAAACACGGATCGATGTTCGACTCCTGTTCGGGGTACTGCGATAACGGCGAGGCGGCCGATACGACCCTGCCGACGGTCGAGATCGACGTCGACGGCGACACTGTCTACCTCACTGACGACGCCGCGACCTTCGTCCACGAGGGCGGAATCGACGACGGTGACGGCAACGTGGACGAAGATGACGATGACGACGGTCCCGCGTCGACCTCACACATCGGATTGTGA
- the dph5 gene encoding diphthine synthase, protein MLTFIGLGLYDERSITVEGQAALRAADRVYAEFYTSKLIGTTIDDLESHHDVEIEVRDRAGVEQEPDDMLAAAEDEDVAFLTAGDTMISTTHVDLRLRAHDRGIETRVIHGVTAQTATSSLTGLQNYRFGKATTLPFPYAHGADGLPASVTETIDENRADGLHTVVYLDIKADREEYMTADVGADLLAEAYPDLVGVVVARAGSPDPHVEAGTMTELAEREFGDPLHLLVVPGECHLLEADALVELADADRDTLDIV, encoded by the coding sequence ATGCTCACCTTCATCGGCCTCGGTCTCTACGACGAACGGTCGATCACCGTCGAGGGCCAGGCGGCCCTGCGCGCGGCCGACCGCGTCTACGCCGAATTCTACACCAGTAAACTGATCGGGACGACGATCGACGACCTCGAGTCTCACCACGACGTCGAAATCGAGGTCCGAGATCGAGCCGGCGTCGAACAGGAGCCGGACGACATGCTCGCGGCGGCCGAAGACGAGGACGTCGCCTTCCTGACGGCCGGGGACACGATGATCTCGACGACCCACGTCGACCTGCGGCTGCGGGCCCACGACCGCGGGATCGAGACGCGAGTGATCCACGGCGTCACCGCCCAAACCGCCACCAGCTCCCTGACAGGACTGCAGAACTATCGGTTCGGGAAGGCGACGACGCTGCCGTTTCCCTATGCACACGGCGCCGACGGCCTTCCGGCGAGCGTGACCGAGACGATCGACGAGAACCGGGCCGATGGGCTACACACCGTCGTCTATCTCGACATCAAGGCGGACCGCGAGGAGTACATGACCGCCGACGTCGGCGCGGACCTGCTCGCCGAGGCGTACCCCGACCTGGTCGGCGTCGTCGTCGCCCGCGCGGGCAGTCCCGATCCGCACGTCGAGGCCGGAACGATGACCGAGTTGGCCGAGCGCGAGTTCGGCGATCCGCTCCATCTGCTCGTGGTTCCCGGCGAGTGTCACCTCCTCGAGGCCGACGCGCTGGTCGAACTCGCCGATGCGGACAGAGACACCCTCGATATCGTCTGA